taaaggtGAATTTGTTTTTCCCCAAGAACTTCTAATTCGATAAAAACCATCACCAGTGAGTGAGTGATTTACCTTCTTGTCAGATAGAGCTGCCTTGAGGAATCTCTTCATGAACATATAAGGGGTTGGCACAGACATGTTGAATTGTAAAGTGTTCACCATTAGTTTCTCCTACAAGCAacattaaaaatagttaaaaaaaaatgccactGATGGAAAGGGAGAAGGAAAGTAATGACTACGAAGGAAAAAATACCATATCGAGGACTTCTATCCTTGTGTAAGCGTTGTCTGATATCAGCACAAAATCTTCCACGAGTGGGACTGAGACCTCCTCATACTTGCATGCTAATAGCATTGCTGTCACACCAACCAGTTGAAGTTTCTTTCTGACCACTGTGCAACGCTCCAAGAATCGGTCAATAAGATTGATGGCTAAGAACAATGTCTCGTCCATAAGCTCAAATTTGTAGTGGACCTATTGAACAACCAGACTTCTTTCATTAGATAGAGGATGACAAGGtttgaaaaccaaaaattaGAGATGGACTAGAGCTGTTTCTATTTGATGTAGCATTTGGTTCTATTCCAGGCAATTGACCTATTCTACAAATGGATCTCAATCTCTAGTAAGATGGTGAATTGTCATTAAGGATACTGGTTAAACATATGGGCAATTGTTTCAATTTCCATGGAAAATTCTGTCCACGGAAGTGCTGTTAAACGAATCAAAAAGTGAATTCCAACATTTTCCTTCAAAGAAACAACACAAGGTCAGAGGAGTATACCTTAATAAGCCAGTCGATAAGGATGGCCCTCATCTTCTCGTTGATGTCAGATTGACGATCCATGTAAGTTGGAGAGACACAGCCAGAGCTCTGcataaatgaataatattcaATAAACAAGATTGATCCATGTCCCACAGAAGATTGCTGCATCCAATGAGCTACTTGTTTTGGAGGAAATTCATGCCGAAAGGATACTTAGCCTTTTGGAAATCAAGTGGTATCACaatagaattttaattaaaatttcatctttttttctcaagaacccacatctttcaaaaattcaagaaaaaacaaataagcctTAGATGCATTTGTTAAGAAACAAAGTAAAACCAATACAGAATGAATCATCAATTACATATTTCTAGCGTGGATATCAATCATAACTAATCAATCAGATGTTACTTTCCACGGTTAGAAAGAACCCTTGTTGAATAAATCAACAAATGGATTAGACTCATAGCATATCTAATCAAAGTCATTTGGAACATATGCAAACCTCACTAGTAAATTGACTGGTACTTTCAGTAGCTAATTCAAGCTTAATGCTGCTTTGGATccagataaaagaaaaaccttttaCTTCATTTGGAACATATGCAAAGGATCATCCAACACACATGAGTTTCGTAAAAGTAAATCCTATGAGTtgaaaggtttttctttttctgtgtaTTGTCTTCATACAATTATGCCCATCACACATTGAGGATAATATATCCCATCTTTTATTGCTGATACAATCAACTCTAGTGACAGTTTTTAGATTGATGGCATTTTTACTCAACATTGAGACTAACAAGGTAGTCTCAATGTACAAAAGCTGCGAACAAGTTTAAGGAATGAATTCCTAATGCAGACTGGATTACCTCAGATTTCTTGTAGTAGGCATATATGTCATCTATATACTCAACAACTGCCAATGTATCTTTCAAATCGCCACAGTCAATATCCACAATTGAGTCCTCTGCATCCTCCATTTCAACCTCCTACGAAAATTCAACGGAGTTAGTGATAGTTTCCTTTAGCCCACGCACACtgaaaaatcttatttaaatgtTTAGgcttgataaaaagaaataccATCCTATCAATTTCATCTAGCATAGCCTCTGTGTGCTTCACAAACATCGGTATCGCAGCATCATCATACTCTTCCACTTCTATTACTGAACAGTCTTTAGATTTCCTAGTCTCCTGATATCATGATCAATCCCAACAGTTCAAGTCAATTTCATGTTTTCACCGAAACATCAATTCAGtttgcttaaaaaataattaaaactctaTAAATTTACTTCATAGCATTGTTGCTTGTTGCTGACCATTTCTGCTGCCATCTCCCTAAACAAAAAAGTTAAGTGAATTACTTGCAACTTTGGAAAGCATAACAAATACTGAGTtcttttcacatattttttgtttcctaTGTATAATACAACTCAGATAAACAGGTGTAATAACATAGTTGTTTTAATTAAGGAAATAAATCCAATCAAAATGAAGTTGATATAGGAGTTACTCTGAGCTATCTCTCTTGTTGACCACACATGGGAAGTGAGCAGCCCCAACAATGTTCTGATTGATGCTGGCTAATGCCCTCCTTTGATTCAGCCCCATGTCCTTCACAAACTTCGAACCCCCCAGTCTTGGTCCTTCTACAAGACCAAGAAAGATtgatctaaataaataaatacttcaACTGAAAAGCTGCAAGAAAGACAAGGAAGCAATATTGCCAAGTTACCTTGAAGGTTTAAAGGTACAAAGAGACCAGGATTGTTCTCATTTGATCGACCCATCTTCAAGAAACTGGaatgaacaataaaagaaaaatccctTTAAAGAtcatagaaaatcaaaacacattCATGATCCACCATGtagcaaagaaaaccaaagatttTATGATACTAAACTTCAAGAAGCAAAAAGAAACCCAGTTCAGCATTGGATCAAACCGAGTCAAAAGGCATGGATTTAATCTTATTCACCTTTAATTCCAATCTCCAAgcaagaacaagaaagaaaaactctctctctctctctctgagctCCGGGgtgtagaagaagaaaaaggaaagggttTTGAAAATAACGGCTAGTTAGTAGTGACCGTTGGATTATAATAAGATGAAAAGTTACGTTGGTCTGGCAACGGTTAAAATAAGGAGTGTTTGGGCCATAATTGGAGCGGGCAGTttttaagcattaaaaaaaagccCAGGTCCGCTCCTATTTCGTGGAAGGAAGCTTCCCAACTCCCAAGGAAGTAGTGACCGTTGGattataacaattattattaaataatacaaatgtattttatatcaaacaatTTGGATTTATTCTATGAAGATTTCTTGATAGAAAATATTAAGTTTCCTGAAAAACAAGACagtgttgttttctttcttataaAAAAGTAGAATTCAGGTGGAATTCATGAATGAGAAAGACATGGATGGACTGGAGATTTAATTAAGAGTGTTCATAACTTAAGAGACAAAAATATAAACTGGAGAATTAACTTATTGAGCTGGCACTCACTCATCAAGAGTAGTCTACTCCACCCCCTCCTGAATCTGATGACAGTTAAACAGGACTTCCAACATTATTTGCCTAGTACTGCAGGAGCTTCCAACATTATTGTTGTTGGATTAGTGTTCCTTACGATGGTTCCAAATTGCCTTAAATTAGATAATCAACAAAGTTGCCACCCGATCCTTCCGATGTTCCCACACTGCACATCGGTCCaccttttctcattttctttctttctttctttactttacTAGCCATCCTGCACCCTGCATTCAACCAAGTTTATTTTTGCTACATTGTAAGCAAAATTGGATAATTTATATATGCAGtccatttgggttttttttattttttatttttaaccaagTGATGCAGTAATAGTatctttatatatgtatatttttaaccAAGTGATGCAGTAATagtatctttatatatatatatatatatatatatttaaccaaGTGATGCAGTAATagtatctttatatatatatatatatatatatatatttaaccaaGTGATGCAGTAATagtatctttatatatatatatatatatatatatatatttataatttaattatcaagaTATGATTTGCATCATTGGAATTAAAATATGCATGTTTTTCAGTACCGACATAGTTAGCGACTGTGTGTTCTAGAACTCGTGTAACGGGGATGGTATTTGCACCCTTTTTACGATATTTTTCACCTTCAAATCCACTTTCCTtgaaaatcatacaaaaagCGATTGATAAAAGGGACCCATCCgggaaaacaaataataataataataaaaaaaaaaaacaaagtgggGAGCGATCCTTGGATCCACACGACATCAGATAAGTCGCACGTGAAAACGCGTCTCCTTGTCTTAAAACCGCGTCACTTCCTCAATTTCCCTTCCATTTTATTCgcaatttgtattattttaaatgtaaacttcataaattatatatCTTCACAATAACTCGTATGTAtgtatacttttattttataattctcTGCAAACCTAAGAGACACGTCTGTGTATGTTAATCCCATTCTCACaagatttatttcttaattattattcatctttattgttaaatattttcttaaaatataaattatatattaacacaacatatttattatttagagaataattaagttatttcaaATATTGGTACAATAAAATATCACAATGAAATGAATCCTTATATCTTTTCTGGTGATGctataattacttaattatttcttactataatttattaattgttctTTGTTCATGTGTTAGAAAAGCACGTGATCAGTTCCTATGTCATTCTAAATGGATGCAatgtaacataaaaaaaaaattcaaacaaaccaTCCTATAATTAATAGCtgaattaaataagaaaaaacaaatagagaatcaataaataaaaaaaccccatTTATTTCGGGtggtctatgtaaaaaaaaaaactcactccAGATCCAGGTGGATCTTGTGCGAGGCTTGAGCGGGTTAATCTTAGATTTAAGAAggttaaaaagatataattttaatttatttttaaaataaataatctttttattatatttgaattaaattataaatcaatttaaatcataTGAATATGAATTAGATCATGGTTTAACCTACCAGACCGGCTGGGTTAAATAACCTTGCCAAAGGGCCGCCGAAAAAATCAAAGCCTGTAATGTAGGCTCTCTCGTGCATGTAACTCACAGTAACATTAACAGGCCATACAGATTGGATATAGACATAGCACATGAACATACACGCGTATATCTTCCAAGATTTAACTGTATCTTTGCAAATTTCCAAAGCATTAATCCTTGTTTCAAGCTTCCTAGCTAGCTGCTTCTGTTTCTTACATTCTTTTCTTGAGGAATCTATGCATCTGTTTTTGGTTCCAGCCATGTGTTGATCgacatatttgtattttttttccggaTCAATCCGTGTTTATTATACTAATGTTAGTGTGTTTTTCAGTAACTGGGTTGAttgatttaagatttatttagaAAGTTTAGGATCCCCTTTAGGACATTAAGCTTAGCTTGAGTGGCTAGTGAGAAATGGAGAGGCAGAGAGTGGTGGAAAGAGGAGAGAAGGCAGGCGTGTCAAGTTCATCCAATGGTGGAGGTGAAGTTGATGTTGTGGTGGAAATGATGGATGTGATTGAGGCCGTTGGATTGTATGTGGGGTACAGGAGGACACAAAGAAAGGAGTGCTTGAACTTGGCGAGGAGATTGAAGCTACTACTTCCTCTTTTGGAGGAGATAAAGGAGATTGGTAATTATAAATTGGTTTCTAGTGAGGGTTTGAAAACTAGTTTGGATAATTTAAAGAAGGCCCTTTTGGGTGCTAAGAAGTTGTTGAAGAAATGTAGCTGTGGAAGCAAGATTTATCTGGTCAGTGTtcatttttgtcttttgaattCTTGTCTCTCTCTTGGTTTTTCCTAGTGGATTTGTGTTTCTTGTTGTGGGTGATCAAGAAGTGTTTATCGATTATGTTTAACTCAATTAGGCAATGGAGAGTGAAGCAGTGATGAGTAGCTTTCATGCtgtatatgaaaaattaaatcagGCTTTGGATGATTTGCCCTATGATGAGCTAGGGATCTCAGTTGAAGTTAAAGAGCAAGTaagtctcctcctcctcctccttgtcTTTTATTTCCCTTTTGCCTTGGTGTTTCTTGAGGATTCTGGAGTAATTAGTTAAGTCCCCATTTGGTTAGGGCTACAGTTCAGAGAAAGATTTGGCAGAATATGGttatggtttcttttttcaCAGTGCTAAATCTTGTCACATACTTCAAATTTTGTGATTGAATCAGAAATGGGAAGTTAGGAATGCTCAAAATTTAGTTCTCCCATCTGTCATTTCATTTTTGATGTCAAAAAGGGAAAGGAAGGGTACATATTTATGGAGCACTGGCCTTTTGGCACATATTCGATTGTGAAAAAATCGTTGTAAATCGAGCTTTGGCACCGAGTTATGCAGAGTAATATTGCATGAGTCTAGTAGCCTCCTTCGACAGAAGATGGGGTGAACAACCGATTTTGCTCGGATCTTCTAAAGGAGTCATGATGATTTACTACCAGATTGATTTTAACGATGTCCTTGCATAGGCATGCCATGTTGCTTATGTAAAATATCATGTAGTCTCATGTCCATTTCGCAATCGTGGGTTTCTGACAGCTGCTAACGGTTCTGTTTCAATGCATTATCAGAAGTTGTAGGGTGAATTGTCTATTATGTTGCCAAACGTTATAACCGCTTTCATCTTTCACGTAACAATGCAGATGTTGTGATTCAAGGAGTAGAAACTTTTCGTAGAAAATTGGACTATGTTATTGATAATTGGGAAATACATTTTGAGCTCTTAGTTGAAATTCCAATTGAATCATATCTCCAGTTTTACATGTGTGATTGTGCTATTGATATGATTCAGGTTGAGCTAACACGGATGCAACTTAAAAGAGCAAAGAAGCGGTCCGACACCCAGGATATAGAACTGGCAATGGATTTGATGGTTGTATTTTCTAAAAAGGATGACCGAAATGCAGATAGTGCAATCCTAGAGAGACTGGCCATCAAGTTAGAGCTGCATGCTATTCCAGACTTGAAAGCAGAAGAAATAGCAGTCAGGAAACTAGTTAAAGAGAGAGGGGTTCAGAACGCTGAAAGCATGCAGCAAATTAATGACCTTTTGGGAAAATTCAAACAGATTGCTGGGGTTGATGAAACCATTGTTCTTGATGGCCCTTTTTCTTCGAAAAGCCTTCAGAGGTGTCGGTCTTTGCTTATCCCTCATG
This region of Populus trichocarpa isolate Nisqually-1 chromosome 9, P.trichocarpa_v4.1, whole genome shotgun sequence genomic DNA includes:
- the LOC7474902 gene encoding G2/mitotic-specific cyclin-2, coding for MLNWVSFCFLNFLKMGRSNENNPGLFVPLNLQEGPRLGGSKFVKDMGLNQRRALASINQNIVGAAHFPCVVNKRDSSEEMAAEMVSNKQQCYEETRKSKDCSVIEVEEYDDAAIPMFVKHTEAMLDEIDRMEVEMEDAEDSIVDIDCGDLKDTLAVVEYIDDIYAYYKKSESSGCVSPTYMDRQSDINEKMRAILIDWLIKVHYKFELMDETLFLAINLIDRFLERCTVVRKKLQLVGVTAMLLACKYEEVSVPLVEDFVLISDNAYTRIEVLDMEKLMVNTLQFNMSVPTPYMFMKRFLKAALSDKKLELLSFFIIEVCLVEYEMLRFPPSLLAAAAIYTAQCSLYQFKQWSKTSEWHTSYTEDQLLECSRMMVSFHQKAGYGKLTGVHRKYSTSKFGYAAKAEPALFLLGL